In a genomic window of Polypterus senegalus isolate Bchr_013 chromosome 13, ASM1683550v1, whole genome shotgun sequence:
- the LOC120543021 gene encoding D(1) dopamine receptor-like, with protein sequence MMGFNITTVSDSDVSEGDSSARVLTGCFLSLLILSTLLGNTLVCAAVTKFRHLRSKVTNFFVISLAVSDLLVAILVMPWKAVTEIAGFWPFGSFCSVWIAFDIMCSTASILNLCIISVDRYWAISSPFRYERKMTPKVAFIMISVAWTLSVLISFIPVQLNWHKAQATGFMEFNASYEGTLMEDCDSRLNRTYAISSSLISFYIPVAIMIVTYTRIYRIAQKQIRRISALERAAEHAKIRHSSMGNSSSLESESSFKMSFKRETKVLKTLSVIMGVFVCCWLPFFILNCMVPFCEHTLPNGDYDFPCISSTTFDVFVWFGWANSSLNPIIYAFNADFRRAFSILLGCHRLCPSNNPIETMSINNNGAVVPSLHYQSKGYLPKEAKVTYLVTPSVCQDETQRKDDDEAAIKVLDKVSTAVAGTLRNEADTSLEKINPMTQNGEPKLDQNRDQQCYLRLTTAP encoded by the coding sequence ATGATGGGTTTCAACATCACCACAGTCAGTGACAGTGATGTTTCGGAGGGAGACTCTTCAGCTCGAGTTCTTACTGGCTGCTTCTTGTCCCTGCTCATACTGTCCACTTTGCTGGGAAACACATTGGTGTGCGCAGCTGTAACTAAGTTTCGACATCTCAGGTCCAAAGTGACCAATTTCTTTGTCATTTCATTGGCAGTTTCAGATCTGTTAGTAGCCATTTTAGTAATGCCTTGGAAGGCTGTGACAGAGATTGCTGGTTTTTGGCCCTTTGGCTCTTTTTGCAGTGTGTGGATAGCATTTGATATCATGTGCTCCACAGCTTCAATTTTAAATCTTTGCATTATCAGTGTGGACCGATACTGGGCCATCTCAAGTCCCTTTCGGTATGAGAGGAAGATGACCCCCAAAGTGGCATTTATCATGATAAGTGTGGCGTGGACTTTGTCAGTTTTGATCTCTTTTATTCCAGTACAGCTGAACTGGCACAAGGCTCAAGCTACCGGCTTTATGGAGTTTAATGCAAGCTATGAGGGGACACTGATGGAGGACTGTGACTCTAGGCTGAACCGAACCTATGCTATCTCTTCTTCTTTGATCAGCTTTTATATACCAGTAGCCATTATGATAGTCACCTACACCCGGATTTACAGAATAGCACAAAAGCAGATCAGGAGGATTTCTGCTTTGGAGCGTGCTGCTGAGCATGCAAAGATTCGTCACAGCAGTATGGGAAACAGCAGTAGCCTGGAGTCtgaaagctcatttaaaatgtcaTTCAAAAGAGAAACCAAAGTTTTAAAGACGCTTTCTGTAATCATGGGTGTCTTTGTGTGTTGCTGGTTGCCCTTTTTCATTCTGAACTGCATGGTACCTTTCTGTGAACACACTTTGCCAAATGGAGATTATGACTTTCCATGCATAAGTTCTACTACTTTTGATGTCTTTGTATGGTTTGGTTGGGCAAACTCGTCTCTAAATCCCATTATCTATGCTTTTAATGCTGATTTTCGCAGAGCCTTCTCTATTCTTCTTGGATGCCACAGACTGTGTCCCTCAAACAATCCCATCGAGACTATGAGCATTAATAACAATGGGGCAGTGGTCCCCTCACTCCATTATCAGTCCAAAGGATACCTCCCCAAAGAAGCAAAAGTTACATACTTGGTTACTCCCTCCGTTTGTCAAGACGAGACGCAAAGAAAAGATGACGACGAAGCTGCAATTAAAGTTCTAGACAAAGTATCTACAGCTGTGGCCGGCACCTTGCGCAATGAGGCAGATACGAGTTTGGAAAAAATCAACCCCATGACTCAGAATGGAGAACCTAAACTTGACCAAAATCGAGACCAGCAGTGCTACCTGAGGTTAACAACAGCACCTTAA